In a single window of the Acetivibrio clariflavus DSM 19732 genome:
- a CDS encoding glycosyltransferase family 39 protein: MIVNSIISILTMMVVSLILKYISGAKQAVFALVIFAVYLPFYFIAPVFYTDALSMLFPVLFYYLYLILKDTSGYKKFCLICFGMGLAASMGMQIKFTVIIMVIAVAIDMFINCDWKKAILANAIVCAVILIYFAVFNGYIYSYHLDRERARQDNDPYVHWVMMGLKGSGGYNPDDYFFTRSFKDPDERKAAIIQEIKRRIADYGPDGMFKFLTKKSVKCFGDGTLGLDDFLAYREDKNFLHRFIISEGDKYEIYRHLCEAILFTLMLFMVFLALKYFFRKENNINLAPLIAVFGIFLFLLGWEANRRYFTNFVPVIIVCAVLGIDYFHLLVKKFGASVLKTTQKR; this comes from the coding sequence ATGATAGTAAACTCCATTATTTCGATTTTGACAATGATGGTGGTATCTCTTATTTTAAAGTACATTTCTGGTGCTAAACAGGCGGTATTTGCCCTGGTGATATTTGCAGTTTACTTGCCGTTTTACTTTATAGCACCGGTTTTTTATACCGATGCCCTTTCAATGCTTTTTCCGGTGTTGTTCTATTACCTTTACTTGATTTTAAAGGATACCTCGGGTTATAAAAAGTTTTGCCTAATATGCTTTGGGATGGGATTAGCAGCGTCTATGGGAATGCAAATAAAGTTTACCGTAATTATTATGGTAATTGCTGTTGCAATAGATATGTTTATTAACTGTGACTGGAAAAAAGCAATTTTGGCAAATGCAATTGTTTGTGCTGTCATATTAATTTATTTTGCTGTTTTCAATGGTTATATTTATTCCTATCATTTGGATAGAGAAAGGGCAAGACAGGATAACGATCCTTATGTCCATTGGGTCATGATGGGACTTAAGGGTTCGGGAGGTTATAATCCTGACGATTATTTTTTTACACGTTCTTTCAAAGACCCGGACGAAAGGAAAGCTGCAATTATTCAGGAAATTAAAAGACGGATTGCGGATTACGGTCCGGACGGAATGTTTAAATTCTTAACCAAAAAGAGCGTAAAGTGTTTTGGCGATGGTACATTGGGGCTGGACGATTTTTTGGCTTATCGTGAGGATAAAAACTTTTTACATAGATTTATTATAAGTGAAGGAGATAAATATGAAATATACAGACACCTGTGTGAAGCAATACTTTTTACACTCATGCTTTTTATGGTTTTTCTTGCACTGAAATATTTCTTTAGAAAGGAGAATAATATAAATTTAGCGCCATTGATAGCGGTCTTTGGAATATTTCTTTTTTTACTCGGCTGGGAAGCAAATAGACGCTATTTTACCAATTTTGTACCGGTTATAATAGTTTGTGCTGTTTTGGGAATTGATTATTTTCATTTGCTTGTAAAAAAATTTGGTGCATCGGTTTTAAAGACTACGCAAAAAAGGTAG
- a CDS encoding PH domain-containing protein, with amino-acid sequence MGIFDGLLGNSRELNAEDVEQDMDRLLTMGEQVEKAYRITRDLIIFTNKRLILVDKEGMTAKKIEYLSIPYKNITRFSIEAEGHFDLDAELLIWILGEEAPIQKQFGRSVDIYELQSVLAYYVLK; translated from the coding sequence ATGGGGATATTTGACGGGTTGTTGGGAAATTCCCGGGAGTTGAATGCTGAAGACGTAGAGCAGGATATGGACAGACTTTTGACAATGGGAGAACAGGTTGAAAAAGCTTATAGAATTACGCGAGACCTTATAATTTTTACTAATAAACGGTTGATATTAGTTGATAAAGAAGGTATGACTGCAAAAAAAATTGAATATCTTTCCATTCCGTACAAAAATATTACTCGCTTTAGCATAGAAGCGGAAGGGCATTTTGATTTAGATGCAGAGCTTCTGATTTGGATTTTGGGTGAAGAGGCGCCAATTCAAAAGCAATTTGGCAGAAGCGTTGATATATACGAACTGCAGAGTGTATTAGCCTATTATGTTTTAAAATAA
- the abc-f gene encoding ribosomal protection-like ABC-F family protein → MLILEAADIKKYYSDRLIIEIDEFKVYSGDKIGIVGPNGSGKTTLMNILAKDIEPDKGFVKHYSPIAYIRQFSDEGIRADQKLLKEFNLACKSHQRVFSGGEKTRIKIANAFSNESILLFADEPTANLDYKGVELLKQKLSKVDSLILISHDRHLLDSLCNKIIEVKDGKLKYYNGNYSFYKKQSEIEYESALQEYEKYISEKASIEAAIKDRLERSKSMRKAPKRMGNSEARLHKREATEKQKKIHNSINSMLTRLNKLEVKEKPKDLPKIKLDFSLTMPPENRIVIAAENLSFSYGTKKIFDRVCFNIPNGSKTALWGENGTGKSTLLNLIYQNSSSSIRIVPKAKIGYFYQAFDNLEYDKTVLENVMRDSVQTQSVVRTILARLLFKTDDVFKKVECLSGGERIKVSFAKLFVSDANILLLDEPTNYLDIQSIEALENVLKDYEGTVLFVSHDSEFVNSVADRILVFENGIITAFEGKLEDYWQSRQKSKDSSAWETEKIILEMKISEIVAKLSSPSADKEFLEAEYQRLVSKLKTIK, encoded by the coding sequence ATGCTTATATTGGAAGCTGCCGATATAAAAAAATACTATAGCGACAGGCTTATTATTGAGATTGATGAATTTAAAGTTTATTCCGGAGATAAAATTGGGATAGTGGGGCCAAATGGTTCAGGAAAGACAACTCTTATGAATATTCTTGCAAAGGATATTGAACCCGACAAGGGCTTTGTAAAGCATTATTCTCCAATAGCTTATATACGCCAGTTTTCCGATGAAGGTATAAGAGCTGACCAAAAACTGTTAAAGGAATTTAACTTAGCTTGCAAATCCCATCAAAGAGTATTTAGCGGGGGAGAAAAGACCAGAATAAAAATTGCCAATGCCTTTAGCAATGAAAGCATACTGCTATTTGCCGATGAGCCGACAGCAAATCTGGATTATAAAGGTGTTGAGCTCTTAAAGCAAAAGCTTTCCAAGGTGGACTCCTTAATACTTATAAGCCATGACAGACATCTTTTGGACAGCCTCTGCAATAAAATAATTGAGGTTAAAGATGGAAAGCTTAAGTATTATAACGGAAACTATTCTTTTTACAAAAAGCAGAGTGAAATAGAGTATGAGAGTGCTTTGCAAGAATATGAAAAGTATATTTCTGAAAAAGCAAGCATTGAAGCTGCAATAAAGGATAGGCTGGAAAGATCTAAGTCCATGAGAAAAGCGCCTAAACGGATGGGAAATTCCGAAGCAAGACTTCACAAAAGGGAGGCAACTGAAAAGCAGAAGAAAATTCATAATAGCATAAACAGTATGCTGACACGCCTAAATAAGCTTGAAGTTAAAGAAAAACCAAAGGATTTGCCGAAAATAAAGCTGGATTTTTCTTTGACCATGCCTCCTGAAAACAGGATTGTTATTGCGGCTGAAAATCTTTCTTTTTCCTATGGTACGAAAAAGATATTTGACAGAGTATGTTTTAATATTCCCAATGGTTCTAAAACCGCTTTGTGGGGTGAGAACGGTACCGGCAAAAGCACTTTGCTCAATTTGATTTATCAGAATTCCAGCAGCAGTATACGCATTGTACCGAAAGCAAAAATCGGGTATTTTTATCAGGCTTTTGACAATCTTGAATACGATAAAACCGTGTTGGAAAATGTTATGCGAGATAGTGTCCAAACACAGTCTGTTGTCAGAACTATTCTTGCAAGGTTGCTTTTTAAGACTGATGATGTATTTAAAAAAGTTGAATGTTTAAGCGGCGGAGAGAGAATAAAGGTTTCCTTTGCCAAACTTTTTGTCTCCGATGCCAATATTCTGCTTTTGGATGAACCGACAAACTATCTGGATATACAATCGATAGAAGCTTTGGAAAATGTTCTTAAAGATTATGAAGGAACAGTTTTGTTTGTTTCTCATGACAGTGAATTTGTAAATTCGGTTGCCGACAGGATACTGGTTTTTGAAAATGGAATTATTACAGCTTTTGAAGGGAAGCTGGAAGATTACTGGCAAAGCCGGCAAAAAAGCAAAGATAGCTCGGCGTGGGAAACGGAAAAAATTATTCTCGAGATGAAAATTTCAGAAATAGTAGCAAAACTTTCAAGCCCAAGTGCCGATAAAGAATTCCTCGAAGCCGAGTATCAAAGGTTGGTTTCAAAATTAAAAACAATAAAGTAA
- a CDS encoding glycosyltransferase, whose amino-acid sequence MVEELVSIIICVYNGEKYIESCLKSVLAQTYPNIEAIVVDDGSTDRTSSIVKNFPGIKYIYQENKGVAEARNTGLKYCNGDYIAWLDADDLYLPEKVEEQVNFLRKYKDIDCVYNDIFLIDVHDNVVKKLKSDYDDLNQNDFLAQLLFRQVIPCMASTMYRKKCFEGLRIDPCMKYAEDYWMCVQLAQRFKFGYLRKALYKYRRHDSNLTNNKAKQEEMEIKVVKQLGVEKIKRIIEESSYPEHEKLLLLSKIFIKIMEYAEASKALEKIQFLDPIQCKETLFFKYFYLGNANYLMKEYKKAKYYYQVAIQADPCRAEAYNNLGVTLFNLSGKMEAVRNFNKAIDLRKEYLDPRRNIKSIQTGVDDLKITIRELRDNLMVY is encoded by the coding sequence ATGGTTGAAGAGTTGGTTTCCATAATCATATGTGTCTACAATGGTGAAAAGTATATAGAATCCTGTTTGAAAAGTGTTCTTGCACAAACATATCCAAATATAGAGGCAATTGTAGTTGACGATGGATCTACAGATAGAACAAGTAGTATTGTGAAAAACTTTCCTGGAATTAAATATATTTATCAAGAAAATAAAGGTGTGGCAGAGGCTAGAAATACAGGATTGAAGTATTGTAATGGAGATTATATTGCATGGTTGGATGCTGATGATTTATATCTTCCGGAAAAAGTGGAAGAGCAAGTCAATTTTTTACGAAAGTATAAAGATATAGATTGTGTCTATAATGATATTTTTTTGATAGATGTTCATGATAATGTTGTTAAAAAACTTAAAAGTGACTATGACGATTTAAATCAAAATGATTTTTTGGCACAGCTCCTTTTTAGGCAAGTCATTCCTTGTATGGCAAGTACTATGTATAGGAAGAAGTGTTTCGAAGGGCTGCGTATTGATCCTTGTATGAAGTATGCTGAAGATTATTGGATGTGTGTTCAATTGGCACAGAGGTTTAAGTTTGGGTACCTGCGCAAAGCTCTGTATAAATACAGGAGGCATGATTCAAATTTAACTAATAATAAAGCAAAACAAGAGGAAATGGAAATCAAGGTGGTAAAGCAACTGGGAGTAGAAAAAATAAAAAGGATCATAGAAGAATCTTCCTATCCTGAGCATGAAAAGCTATTATTACTATCTAAAATTTTTATCAAAATTATGGAATATGCTGAAGCAAGTAAGGCTTTGGAGAAAATCCAATTTTTAGATCCTATCCAATGTAAAGAAACATTGTTTTTTAAATATTTCTATTTAGGAAATGCAAACTATCTGATGAAGGAATATAAAAAGGCAAAATATTATTATCAGGTAGCAATTCAAGCAGATCCTTGCAGAGCAGAGGCGTATAACAATTTAGGTGTGACATTGTTTAATTTATCAGGAAAAATGGAAGCAGTTAGAAATTTTAACAAGGCAATTGATTTAAGAAAAGAATACCTTGATCCCCGTAGAAATATAAAAAGCATACAAACAGGGGTAGACGATTTGAAAATTACTATACGAGAGTTGAGGGATAATTTGATGGTTTATTAA